A genomic region of Nostoc sp. UHCC 0702 contains the following coding sequences:
- a CDS encoding amino acid adenylation domain-containing protein: MRTLDDLLSDLRSLDVKVWADGEDLRYKAPSKTITPTLRQELKERKAELLAFLHNANAAFSGNVPSILPVPRSQDLPLSFAQQRLWFIDQLEPGNYAYNIRYAYRLTGQLNITALEQSLNEIVRRHEALRTNFPSENGQPKQVILQDVILTLPVVDLRNFPETQREIQAQQISRSFAQQPFNLATDLLFRVQLLWLEQTEYILLFSMHHIVSDGWSMDVLFRELTALYSAFSTNKPSPLPPLPIQYADFAVWQRQWLQGEVLESQLCYWKQQLSGRLPILQLPTDYPRPPVQTYKGAYQSLELSPELTKALKVISQQEGVTLFMTLLAAFKTLLYRYTAQEDIIIGTPIAGRNQIATESLIGFFVNSVAIRTQLFGNPTFRQLLSQVREVTLGAYSHQDLPLEKLIEELQPERDRSRSPLFQVMFVLQNSPNHSGEVLGLTINPQEVDNGTAKFDLILILEETSTGIKGGIEYNIDLFETATITRMQGHFQTLLEGIVTNPEQHLKDLPLLTAAEKHQLLGEWNQTKTNYPHDLCIHQLFEMQVERSPNAVALVDQNRQITYLELNSRANQLAHYLRSQGVTSEVLVGICVERSIEAIVGILAILKAGGAYVPLDPEYPQERLQFILADIHVKVLLTQDKLLNSLPKNQARVVCLDTDWHSISLANQDNLNNITSSENLSYVIYTSGSTGTPKGVAVTHQAVNRLVLNTNYVHLTPDDRIAQAANMAFDAATFEIWGALLNGAKVVIITKSVLLSPQEFAANIRHHEISVLFLTTALFNQLASLVPQAFSSLRYLLFGGEAVDPRWVQEVLDKGAPQQLLHVYGPTENTTFSSWYLVEELPTTATTIPIGRPISNTQIYLLDQNLQSVPIGIPGELYLGGAGLARGYLNRPELTQEKFIPNPFSTDPHSHLYKTGDLVRYRRDGNIEFIGRIDNQVKIRGFRIELGEIEAVLTQHPSVQQTVVTVREDNPGDKRLVGYVVPQPKQTVTTDELRLFVKEKLPEYMVPSCLVILDSLPLTPNGKVDRRALPEPDFSRQKLEQTFVAPRDQLELQLTKIWEKVLGIQPISIRDNFFDLGGHSLLGVSLMSEIGKVFQNSLSLAILFQSPTVEQMAEVLRSQKLSSPWYSLVAIQPGGSQPPLFGIHHIYFKDLAHHLGPQQPLYALHYGMGETTNKAIALPKIEDLASHYIQEMRSLQPQGPYYLMGLSFGGVVAFEMAQQLVAQGQQVGLLALFDTYIENNRKLLPLKQRLSNLLRLSPAKFLTIVQNTAKNKYLRLRYGTQYLPHIYLPEPTISVLKLYTPKTYSGRAVLFKAMNVSSVNYNYDPPELGWRKFVDGELEIHEIPGGHLGILEEPNVQIVAKKLKDYLNKPEADS, encoded by the coding sequence ATGAGAACGCTTGATGATTTGTTATCTGACCTACGCAGTTTAGATGTCAAGGTATGGGCTGATGGCGAAGACTTGCGCTATAAAGCTCCCTCGAAAACAATCACACCAACCCTGCGCCAAGAGCTAAAAGAGCGCAAAGCAGAACTTTTGGCTTTTCTGCACAATGCCAATGCAGCTTTTAGTGGCAATGTTCCCTCCATATTACCAGTGCCGCGATCGCAAGATTTACCCTTATCTTTTGCCCAACAACGCCTCTGGTTTATCGACCAATTAGAACCAGGTAATTATGCTTATAATATTCGTTATGCTTATCGCCTCACAGGGCAGCTCAATATCACTGCACTGGAGCAGAGCTTAAATGAAATTGTCCGCCGCCACGAAGCTCTCAGAACTAACTTTCCATCAGAAAATGGGCAACCAAAGCAAGTTATTCTCCAAGATGTCATCTTAACGTTGCCAGTCGTAGACCTACGAAATTTTCCTGAAACCCAAAGGGAAATACAAGCCCAACAAATTAGTCGCTCCTTCGCACAGCAGCCTTTTAACCTAGCTACTGACTTATTATTTCGCGTCCAACTTCTGTGGCTAGAACAAACAGAATATATACTGCTGTTTTCCATGCACCACATCGTTTCTGATGGCTGGTCGATGGATGTATTGTTCCGGGAACTAACAGCACTTTACTCTGCTTTTTCCACCAACAAACCCTCACCCCTCCCCCCATTACCCATACAATATGCTGATTTTGCTGTTTGGCAGCGCCAGTGGCTACAAGGTGAAGTCTTAGAGTCTCAACTCTGCTATTGGAAACAGCAATTAAGTGGTCGCCTGCCGATTCTCCAATTACCCACAGACTACCCACGTCCGCCTGTCCAAACTTACAAAGGTGCATATCAATCTCTAGAACTGTCACCAGAACTCACCAAAGCGCTCAAAGTCATCAGCCAGCAAGAAGGTGTCACCTTATTTATGACCTTACTTGCAGCATTTAAGACATTACTGTATCGATATACAGCACAAGAAGACATCATCATAGGTACTCCCATCGCGGGTCGTAACCAAATTGCCACAGAATCACTAATTGGTTTTTTTGTCAACTCCGTGGCAATACGCACTCAGCTTTTTGGCAATCCAACTTTCCGACAGTTACTTAGTCAAGTTCGTGAAGTCACACTGGGAGCCTACAGTCACCAAGACTTGCCTTTAGAGAAACTAATAGAAGAACTACAGCCAGAACGAGACCGCAGCCGATCGCCATTATTTCAGGTGATGTTCGTTCTGCAAAATAGTCCCAACCACTCAGGGGAGGTTCTGGGACTGACTATTAACCCCCAAGAAGTCGATAATGGCACAGCAAAGTTCGACCTGATTTTGATCCTAGAAGAAACATCAACGGGTATTAAGGGAGGAATTGAATACAACATAGATTTATTCGAGACCGCAACCATCACTCGAATGCAGGGGCATTTCCAAACATTACTAGAAGGTATCGTCACCAACCCAGAACAACACCTCAAAGACTTACCATTATTAACAGCAGCCGAAAAACATCAGCTCCTTGGAGAGTGGAACCAAACCAAAACCAACTATCCCCACGATCTCTGCATTCACCAACTGTTTGAGATGCAAGTCGAACGTTCACCCAATGCAGTAGCTTTGGTTGACCAAAATCGGCAGATAACTTACCTTGAATTAAACTCTCGTGCAAATCAACTCGCTCACTACTTGCGATCGCAAGGAGTAACATCAGAAGTTCTTGTAGGTATTTGCGTTGAACGTTCAATTGAAGCAATTGTGGGAATTCTGGCAATTCTCAAGGCGGGTGGAGCTTACGTTCCCCTAGACCCTGAGTATCCCCAAGAACGTTTACAATTTATACTTGCAGACATTCACGTCAAAGTCCTGTTGACACAAGATAAATTACTAAACTCTCTTCCTAAAAATCAGGCGCGTGTTGTCTGCTTAGACACAGACTGGCACAGTATATCCCTCGCAAATCAGGATAATCTCAACAACATAACCAGTTCTGAAAATTTATCATATGTGATTTACACTTCGGGTTCTACCGGAACACCCAAAGGAGTAGCCGTAACTCATCAGGCTGTAAATCGTCTGGTGTTAAACACCAACTACGTACACTTAACACCCGATGACCGCATTGCTCAAGCTGCAAATATGGCTTTTGATGCTGCGACCTTTGAAATTTGGGGAGCATTGCTCAATGGAGCCAAGGTAGTGATCATCACTAAATCTGTATTGCTTTCGCCTCAAGAATTTGCTGCAAATATACGCCACCACGAAATCAGCGTCTTATTTTTAACCACAGCCTTATTCAATCAATTAGCCAGTTTAGTACCGCAAGCATTTAGTTCTCTGCGATATCTACTATTTGGTGGTGAAGCAGTTGACCCCAGATGGGTACAAGAAGTATTGGACAAAGGCGCTCCACAGCAACTACTACATGTCTATGGGCCCACAGAAAATACCACTTTTTCTTCTTGGTATTTGGTAGAGGAATTACCAACTACAGCCACAACTATCCCCATTGGTCGTCCAATTTCCAATACCCAAATCTATTTACTAGACCAAAATTTACAATCTGTACCAATTGGTATACCGGGAGAATTGTACCTTGGTGGAGCAGGATTAGCACGCGGCTACCTCAACAGGCCAGAATTGACACAAGAGAAATTCATTCCCAACCCCTTTAGCACTGACCCCCATTCCCATCTCTACAAAACAGGCGATTTAGTCCGCTACCGTAGGGATGGCAACATTGAATTTATTGGTCGCATTGACAATCAAGTCAAAATTCGTGGTTTCCGTATCGAACTCGGAGAAATCGAAGCCGTCTTGACTCAACACCCCAGCGTACAGCAAACTGTCGTTACCGTCAGGGAAGATAACCCAGGTGATAAACGTCTGGTTGGCTATGTTGTTCCTCAGCCAAAACAGACAGTCACTACTGATGAACTGCGCCTCTTTGTTAAAGAGAAACTGCCTGAGTACATGGTGCCCTCTTGTTTGGTTATCCTAGACAGTCTGCCCCTCACCCCCAACGGGAAAGTAGACCGCCGTGCCTTACCTGAACCTGACTTCAGCAGGCAAAAATTAGAACAAACCTTCGTGGCTCCTCGTGATCAATTAGAACTTCAACTGACCAAAATTTGGGAAAAGGTTCTGGGCATCCAGCCCATCAGTATCAGGGACAATTTCTTTGACTTGGGAGGACACTCCCTGCTAGGCGTGTCGTTGATGAGCGAAATCGGAAAAGTTTTCCAGAACAGTTTGTCCTTGGCTATTCTCTTCCAGTCGCCAACCGTTGAGCAAATGGCTGAGGTTCTGCGTTCTCAAAAACTCTCATCCCCTTGGTACTCTCTGGTAGCGATTCAACCCGGTGGCTCCCAACCTCCCCTGTTTGGTATCCACCATATTTACTTCAAGGATTTGGCGCATCATCTTGGGCCGCAACAGCCTCTTTATGCTCTGCATTATGGCATGGGAGAAACGACAAATAAAGCGATCGCTTTACCTAAAATAGAAGACTTAGCATCTCACTACATTCAAGAAATGCGAAGCCTTCAACCACAGGGCCCTTACTATTTGATGGGTTTGTCCTTCGGGGGTGTGGTCGCTTTCGAGATGGCTCAGCAGCTCGTCGCCCAAGGTCAGCAAGTCGGGTTACTGGCTTTGTTTGATACCTACATAGAAAATAACAGAAAATTATTGCCATTAAAGCAGAGGCTTTCTAATCTATTAAGGTTGAGTCCAGCCAAATTTCTCACAATAGTTCAGAACACAGCCAAAAATAAGTATCTTCGCCTGAGATATGGAACTCAGTATCTACCGCATATCTATCTTCCAGAACCAACCATCTCAGTTTTGAAGCTTTACACTCCCAAAACTTATTCAGGTCGAGCAGTTCTGTTTAAAGCAATGAATGTTTCTTCTGTAAACTATAACTATGACCCCCCTGAATTAGGTTGGAGGAAATTTGTAGATGGGGAATTGGAAATTCATGAAATTCCTGGCGGACACCTTGGCATCTTAGAAGAACCCAACGTCCAGATAGTGGCTAAAAAATTGAAGGATTATTTAAATAAACCAGAGGCAGATTCATAA
- a CDS encoding amino acid adenylation domain-containing protein, translated as MGNLFSCFIIGEGTLPIQCGQILINRGHGVYGIITIDNSVRSWAEANKIPHIQPTDNIREFLSQQPFDYLFSIVNPSVLPQEILELPRQFAINYHDAPLPRYAGLNATSWALMNQEKTHGVTWHFMAAAVDAGDILKQVIINIADEETALTLNGKCYEAALDAFGQLIDELSFGRAVATKPNLNERTYFSRSKRPSAGGIISWKRSAHELDALIRALDFGTYPNPLGKAKLAIDDNLFIVSQLEVQGNLSKCAPGTITGIEPNFIQVSTATYDIVVRQVLTISGQALAIADLVEKFGLQVGYQFCEIEPHQIKQIEKFDKSIPQHESFWVKRLASLELLSLPYAQQTALNLGKQGYVSAKMSLPYEVITFLKERHPQWNRGDFLETAFIAYLARINGSGCFDIGYKHLDLQQQLVGTAGLFASVVPHRVDVDCEQSFEQVFQAHHKQVELTKLNLTYAQDVVSRYPALRSLPQLGSKQLFPVVVERVEQLENYQGDGNELSFLISSDGKEFCWLYNTQVLDSDNVARMQQQFAIFLQGIVTQFEESVAYQPLLSEQERYKILVEWNDTEADYAKDKSIHQLFEEQVEKTPNAVAVVFENQQLTYLELNQKANQLAHHLQSLGVQPEVLVGICVERSIEMLVGLLGILKAGGAYVPLDPNYPVERLSYMLADSQLPILLTQQHLFQRLPQNQTQTICLDDWQKFTNYSDHNPCSKVESDNLAYIIYTSGSTGKPKGTMILHSGLINYLSWCTKAYNVAVGVGSSVNSSISFDATITSLFSPLLVGGKVVLLPEEGEIEALKAALSSGVKFSLVKITPAHLEILSHLFASEEVNIQTQAFIIGGEALTEKVTSFWQKYAPETKLINEYGPTETVVGCCVYEVGTLCPPASNIPIGRPIANTQLYILDSHLQPVPIGIPGELYIGGDGLARGYLNRPELTQEKFIPNPFSDSKSERLYKTGDLACYLNDGNIEYLDRIDHQVKIRGYRIELGEIEALVNSYPQVQQAVVIAREDIPENKSLVAYVVASEKTLTTSQLREFLKEQLPEFMVPSAFVILDTLPLTPNGKIDRKALPAPDGEITREHEYIAPSTPSQEIIANIFASVLGVQNVGIHDNFFELGGHSLLATQLISRLRLAFAVEIPLRGIFESPTVAKLDQKLTQLRTTETGLSVPPIQPRTQREQLPLSWAQERLWFLYQLEGPSATYNMPEAIRITGDLDIQALQQALSEIVRRHEVLRTSFQTVNGTPIQVIYPQVAININLVDLQQLEVTEHETVLQQQAQQEAITPFDLEIAPLIRCSLLRFSITEHVLLLTMHHIVSDGWSMGVFIQELSTLYQAFCAGKPSPLPELPIQYADFAIWQRQWLSGEVLESQLNYWQQQLHGAPLLLQLPTDRPRPNVQTYRGNTVSFTLNTDLIEKLQNLSRESGTTLFMTLYAAFATLLYRYSGQSDILIGSAIANRNRNEIESLIGFFVNSLVLRTRFADNPNFESLLAQVRETTLKAYEHQDVPFGQVVEALQPQRSLSYSPLFQVMFVFQNAPISELKLPGVTLSELNQQSTIAKFDLTLIITETSQGLVTSWEYNTDLFDQSTIERMAAHFQNLLSAIVENPQQTISQLSLLSEAERYQLLTGWNHTECQYPSDKCIHQLFEEQVDKTPNAVAVVFANQQLTYLELNQRANQLAHHLQNLGVEPEVLVGICVERSIEMVVGLLGIIKAGGAYVPLDPYYPQERLSFMLKDAGVKVLLTQQNLLSTLPSHTAQVVCLDTDWGAIEQQSGDNLNAGVNSDNLAYVIYTSGSTGQPKGVMIPHRGICNQLQWRQTTFKLTAQDKVLQTISFSFDPSVWQIFWPLCYGAQLILARPGGHQDPAYLVKVIAEQQITVIAAVPSILSVLLEEKGIENCQTLRHITCGGEALPVKLIEQFFAKLKLYNVLHNCYGPTEASIDATFWKCQYESNHLIAPIGRPIANTQTYILDSHLQPVPIGVPGELYIGGVGLGRGYLNRPELTQEKFIANPFYKSRGAREQESRGEECLNIERLYKTGDLARYLSNGDIEFLGRLDNQVKVRGFRIELGEIEAAIAQHPSVQQNIVIAREDNPGDNRLVAYIIPHPEQTPNTDELRAFLQEKLADYMVPSAFVFLETLPLTPNGKIDSRALPAPSFSRPDLQQAFVAPRTPIEQQIADIWVSVLKLEKVGIHDNFFVLGGHSLLATQIMSRLHQTFGVDLPLRTLFEVPTVAKLGHRIETVQWANQLLQASEDETTDDYEEGTL; from the coding sequence ATGGGTAATCTATTTAGTTGTTTTATTATTGGTGAGGGGACTTTACCGATTCAGTGCGGGCAAATACTCATCAACCGAGGTCATGGGGTTTACGGCATAATCACCATAGATAATTCGGTACGTAGCTGGGCTGAGGCTAACAAAATACCTCATATTCAGCCAACAGATAATATTAGAGAATTTTTAAGCCAGCAGCCTTTTGATTACCTGTTCAGCATTGTCAATCCTTCTGTCTTACCCCAAGAGATTCTAGAGTTACCACGCCAGTTTGCTATCAACTATCATGATGCCCCTCTACCGAGATATGCGGGACTCAATGCGACTTCCTGGGCATTGATGAATCAGGAAAAAACTCATGGCGTGACGTGGCATTTCATGGCAGCTGCGGTTGATGCGGGCGATATCCTCAAGCAGGTAATCATCAACATTGCTGATGAGGAGACAGCTTTAACTCTCAATGGGAAATGCTATGAAGCTGCCCTTGATGCATTTGGTCAGCTAATTGATGAGTTATCCTTTGGTAGAGCCGTAGCAACCAAACCAAACTTGAATGAGCGCACCTATTTTTCGCGCTCCAAAAGACCAAGTGCAGGCGGAATCATCTCATGGAAGCGTTCTGCTCATGAGCTAGATGCCCTGATTCGGGCTTTAGATTTTGGTACTTACCCCAACCCATTAGGTAAGGCGAAATTGGCTATAGACGACAACTTGTTTATAGTCTCCCAGCTTGAGGTTCAGGGAAACTTATCCAAATGCGCTCCTGGAACGATAACGGGCATTGAACCTAACTTTATCCAAGTTTCTACAGCAACTTATGATATTGTAGTGCGTCAAGTGCTGACTATTAGTGGACAAGCGCTAGCGATCGCGGATTTGGTGGAGAAATTTGGACTGCAAGTTGGGTATCAATTTTGTGAAATTGAGCCGCATCAAATCAAGCAAATTGAGAAGTTTGATAAATCAATTCCTCAGCATGAGTCTTTTTGGGTAAAAAGACTTGCGAGTTTAGAATTGCTGTCCCTTCCCTATGCACAACAGACTGCATTAAATTTGGGTAAACAGGGGTACGTAAGTGCAAAGATGTCGCTACCGTATGAGGTAATTACCTTTTTGAAAGAGCGCCATCCGCAATGGAACAGGGGCGATTTTCTAGAAACTGCTTTTATTGCTTATCTGGCTCGCATTAATGGCAGTGGCTGTTTTGATATCGGATATAAACATCTGGATTTGCAACAACAGTTAGTGGGAACCGCAGGCTTGTTTGCGTCAGTTGTTCCTCATCGAGTAGATGTAGATTGCGAGCAAAGTTTTGAGCAAGTTTTTCAGGCTCATCACAAACAGGTAGAGTTGACCAAACTTAACCTGACTTATGCACAAGATGTGGTGTCTAGGTATCCGGCTTTGCGTTCCTTGCCGCAACTGGGTAGTAAGCAGTTGTTCCCAGTGGTTGTAGAACGGGTGGAACAGCTGGAAAACTACCAAGGTGATGGCAATGAATTAAGCTTCCTAATTTCCTCAGATGGTAAGGAATTTTGTTGGTTGTATAATACCCAGGTTTTAGATAGTGACAACGTTGCCAGGATGCAACAGCAGTTTGCTATTTTTCTGCAAGGTATTGTCACTCAATTTGAAGAATCTGTTGCTTACCAGCCTTTGCTATCTGAACAGGAACGCTACAAAATTTTAGTCGAATGGAATGATACAGAGGCAGATTATGCCAAAGATAAATCGATCCATCAGTTGTTTGAAGAACAGGTAGAAAAAACACCAAATGCTGTGGCTGTGGTGTTTGAAAATCAGCAGTTAACTTATCTGGAATTAAATCAAAAAGCCAACCAATTAGCCCATCACCTGCAAAGCTTGGGAGTCCAACCAGAGGTGCTGGTGGGTATTTGCGTGGAACGTTCCATTGAAATGCTAGTGGGACTATTGGGGATACTCAAGGCAGGTGGAGCATATGTACCCCTTGACCCCAATTATCCAGTTGAACGACTGAGTTATATGTTGGCGGATTCACAATTACCAATACTACTAACTCAACAGCACTTATTCCAACGACTTCCGCAAAACCAAACACAAACAATTTGTTTAGATGATTGGCAAAAATTTACTAATTACTCTGATCATAACCCTTGTAGTAAAGTTGAATCAGACAATTTAGCTTACATAATTTACACTTCAGGTTCTACCGGCAAACCCAAGGGAACCATGATTCTGCATAGTGGACTCATAAATTATTTAAGCTGGTGTACAAAAGCTTATAATGTTGCCGTAGGAGTTGGTTCTAGCGTTAATTCTTCTATCAGCTTTGATGCTACTATTACCAGCTTATTTTCTCCTTTACTGGTAGGAGGTAAAGTGGTGCTTTTACCAGAAGAAGGAGAAATAGAAGCATTAAAAGCAGCATTGTCTTCTGGTGTTAAGTTTAGCCTTGTAAAAATTACCCCGGCTCATTTAGAAATACTCAGCCATTTATTTGCATCAGAAGAAGTAAATATTCAAACCCAAGCATTTATTATTGGTGGAGAAGCTTTAACAGAAAAAGTGACTTCTTTCTGGCAAAAATACGCACCAGAAACCAAATTGATTAACGAATATGGCCCGACAGAGACAGTAGTAGGATGTTGTGTTTACGAAGTTGGAACACTTTGCCCACCAGCAAGTAATATTCCCATTGGTCGCCCCATAGCCAACACCCAACTTTACATCCTAGACTCACACTTGCAACCAGTACCCATAGGAATCCCTGGAGAATTATATATCGGAGGAGATGGTTTAGCCAGAGGCTACCTCAACCGCCCAGAACTCACCCAAGAAAAATTTATCCCAAATCCCTTTAGTGATAGCAAATCAGAACGCCTCTATAAAACAGGCGACCTAGCCTGTTACTTAAATGATGGTAATATAGAATACCTTGATCGCATAGATCATCAAGTAAAGATTCGCGGCTATCGTATCGAACTGGGTGAAATAGAAGCACTCGTCAACAGTTACCCCCAAGTCCAACAAGCTGTAGTCATTGCTAGAGAAGATATTCCAGAAAACAAAAGCTTAGTTGCTTATGTAGTTGCTAGTGAAAAAACATTAACTACTAGCCAACTGCGGGAATTTCTCAAAGAACAGCTACCAGAATTCATGGTACCTTCTGCTTTTGTGATTTTAGACACTCTACCCTTAACACCCAACGGCAAAATAGACAGAAAAGCACTACCAGCACCAGATGGGGAAATCACCCGCGAACACGAATATATAGCACCATCTACACCAAGTCAAGAAATCATCGCCAACATTTTCGCTTCTGTTTTAGGTGTGCAAAATGTGGGCATCCACGACAATTTCTTTGAATTGGGAGGACATTCTTTACTAGCAACTCAATTAATTTCCAGATTAAGACTTGCCTTTGCTGTAGAAATCCCTCTACGTGGAATCTTTGAATCTCCCACCGTAGCTAAATTAGACCAAAAATTAACTCAGTTACGTACTACCGAAACGGGATTAAGTGTTCCCCCCATTCAACCAAGAACGCAGAGAGAACAATTACCCCTATCTTGGGCGCAAGAGCGGCTGTGGTTCCTCTACCAACTTGAAGGGCCAAGTGCGACCTATAATATGCCAGAGGCAATTCGGATCACTGGCGACTTGGATATTCAGGCTTTACAACAAGCTTTGTCAGAAATAGTACGCCGCCATGAGGTACTACGCACTAGCTTCCAAACTGTGAATGGCACACCAATACAGGTAATTTACCCACAAGTTGCTATCAACATCAACCTCGTGGACTTACAACAACTAGAAGTAACAGAACATGAAACAGTTCTACAGCAACAAGCGCAACAAGAAGCAATTACCCCCTTTGATTTAGAGATCGCACCATTAATTAGGTGTAGTTTATTGCGGTTCTCAATTACAGAACATGTGTTATTACTGACAATGCACCACATTGTCTCTGATGGTTGGTCAATGGGGGTGTTCATCCAAGAACTATCTACTCTATATCAAGCTTTTTGTGCAGGAAAACCATCACCCTTACCAGAATTACCTATCCAGTATGCAGACTTTGCAATTTGGCAAAGACAATGGTTGAGTGGAGAAGTCTTAGAATCTCAACTTAATTATTGGCAGCAGCAATTGCATGGCGCTCCATTGCTGTTACAATTACCCACTGACCGCCCTCGTCCAAATGTGCAAACTTACCGGGGTAATACTGTAAGTTTTACTTTAAATACTGATTTAATCGAGAAATTGCAAAACCTGTCTCGTGAATCAGGTACTACCTTGTTTATGACCCTGTACGCGGCGTTTGCAACTTTACTATATCGTTACAGTGGTCAATCAGATATTTTAATTGGTTCTGCCATTGCCAATCGTAACCGCAATGAAATTGAGTCTTTGATTGGCTTTTTTGTCAATAGTTTAGTGTTAAGAACTCGTTTTGCAGATAATCCCAATTTTGAGAGCTTACTTGCACAAGTGAGGGAAACTACACTCAAAGCCTATGAACATCAGGATGTACCTTTTGGACAAGTAGTAGAAGCATTGCAACCACAGCGATCGCTAAGTTATTCTCCCTTGTTTCAAGTGATGTTTGTGTTCCAGAATGCACCAATCAGTGAACTAAAATTACCTGGTGTGACTTTGAGTGAATTAAATCAGCAAAGCACAATTGCTAAGTTTGATTTAACACTGATCATCACCGAAACTTCCCAAGGGTTGGTGACCTCATGGGAGTATAATACAGACTTGTTTGATCAATCAACTATTGAGCGCATGGCTGCTCATTTTCAGAACTTGTTGTCAGCAATTGTAGAAAATCCGCAACAAACTATCAGTCAACTATCCTTACTAAGTGAAGCAGAACGCTATCAGTTGTTGACCGGGTGGAATCATACTGAGTGTCAATATCCCTCAGATAAATGTATTCATCAGTTGTTTGAGGAACAAGTAGATAAAACACCGAATGCTGTGGCTGTGGTGTTTGCGAATCAGCAGTTGACCTATCTTGAATTAAATCAAAGAGCCAACCAACTAGCACATCACCTGCAAAACTTGGGAGTTGAACCAGAGGTGCTGGTGGGTATTTGCGTGGAACGTTCCATTGAGATGGTGGTGGGACTATTGGGGATAATTAAAGCTGGTGGTGCTTATGTACCCCTTGACCCCTATTATCCACAAGAACGATTAAGTTTTATGTTAAAGGATGCGGGTGTTAAGGTGCTGTTGACCCAACAAAACTTGTTGTCAACTTTGCCCTCACATACTGCACAGGTAGTTTGTTTGGATACTGATTGGGGGGCGATTGAGCAACAGTCTGGGGATAACCTGAATGCTGGGGTCAACTCGGATAATTTGGCTTATGTGATTTACACGTCTGGTTCTACTGGACAACCCAAAGGTGTAATGATTCCTCATCGTGGAATTTGCAACCAACTGCAATGGCGGCAAACAACTTTTAAATTAACTGCACAAGACAAAGTTTTACAAACCATTTCTTTTAGCTTTGACCCCTCGGTGTGGCAGATATTTTGGCCTTTGTGCTACGGGGCGCAATTGATTTTAGCTCGCCCTGGTGGACATCAAGACCCTGCTTACCTGGTGAAGGTGATTGCTGAGCAGCAAATCACCGTGATAGCCGCAGTACCTTCCATACTGAGTGTATTACTAGAAGAGAAGGGAATTGAAAATTGTCAAACTCTCAGACACATTACCTGTGGTGGTGAAGCTTTACCTGTCAAACTTATAGAGCAATTCTTTGCCAAATTGAAGTTGTACAATGTCCTGCATAATTGCTATGGCCCTACAGAAGCTTCCATTGATGCCACTTTTTGGAAATGTCAGTATGAAAGCAATCATCTAATTGCCCCCATTGGTCGTCCCATTGCCAACACGCAGACTTATATTTTAGATTCCCACTTGCAACCAGTGCCGATTGGAGTCCCTGGTGAATTGTACATTGGTGGCGTTGGTCTGGGCAGGGGCTATCTCAATCGCCCAGAGTTAACACAAGAGAAATTTATTGCTAACCCTTTTTATAAAAGCAGGGGAGCGAGGGAACAGGAAAGCAGGGGAGAGGAATGTTTAAATATAGAACGGCTTTACAAAACTGGGGATTTGGCTCGTTACTTAAGTAATGGTGACATTGAATTTCTCGGTCGCCTCGATAATCAAGTGAAAGTACGCGGCTTCCGTATTGAACTTGGAGAAATTGAAGCAGCAATAGCACAACACCCAAGCGTCCAGCAGAATATAGTCATAGCAAGGGAAGACAACCCAGGCGACAACCGTCTGGTTGCTTACATCATTCCTCACCCAGAACAGACACCCAATACTGATGAACTGCGCGCTTTTCTCCAAGAGAAGCTTGCTGACTACATGGTGCCTAGTGCCTTTGTTTTCCTAGAAACTCTACCCCTAACCCCCAACGGTAAAATCGACAGTCGCGCCCTACCAGCACCCAGTTTTTCCAGACCAGACCTGCAACAAGCCTTTGTTGCTCCTCGCACCCCCATCGAACAGCAGATAGCTGACATCTGGGTTTCTGTCCTCAAATTGGAAAAAGTTGGTATCCACGACAACTTCTTTGTTTTGGGGGGACATTCCTTACTAGCCACTCAAATCATGTCTCGACTGCACCAAACCTTTGGTGTAGACCTTCCCTTGCGTACTTTATTTGAAGTACCGACTGTAGCTAAATTGGGACATCGCATCGAGACAGTTCAGTGGGCGAACCAATTATTGCAAGCTTCTGAAGACGAGACGACAGATGATTATGAGGAGGGAACATTATGA